The following proteins are co-located in the Bordetella bronchialis genome:
- the sdhC gene encoding succinate dehydrogenase, cytochrome b556 subunit: protein MRRNDARARNHPAYWAFLVHRISGLALALFLPIHFWALGQAIAGEQALDGFLRFADRPLFKFAEWGLVVLLSLHLMGGLRLLVIEFAPWTHLRKDWLAVGLGVGAGTGLAFLLALLR from the coding sequence ATGCGGCGCAACGATGCGCGCGCGCGCAACCACCCGGCGTATTGGGCCTTCCTGGTCCACCGCATCTCCGGCCTGGCGCTGGCGCTGTTCCTGCCCATTCACTTCTGGGCGCTGGGGCAGGCGATCGCGGGCGAGCAGGCGCTGGACGGTTTCCTGCGCTTCGCCGACCGCCCGCTTTTCAAGTTCGCGGAATGGGGCCTGGTGGTGCTGCTTTCCCTGCACCTGATGGGCGGCCTGCGGCTGCTGGTGATCGAGTTCGCGCCCTGGACCCATTTACGCAAGGACTGGCTGGCCGTGGGCCTGGGCGTGGGCGCGGGCACCGGATTGGCGTTTTTACTGGCGTTGCTGCGGTAA
- a CDS encoding Bug family tripartite tricarboxylate transporter substrate binding protein: MHEYLYELSRRPRHWLHTCILALASTAMAMPGLVHADAPWPDKPVRIIVPFTAGGTTDVVARVVGAELGQMWHQSVVIDNRPGAGGAIGATLTAKSPPDGYTLLMASGSMFTVNPYLYRNLPYTLKDFDYITNVASGPMLVLVNESLPAKDLKELIALAKAQPKKLNFGSAGNGSQVHMAGEALADAAGIQITHVPYKGEALAYNDLLAGQVQLVVGNIAAASVFAKSGKARALAVTGPTRSPMMPDVPTAKEAGLPGYETTGWFALVTAAGTPKSVIDKIQRDTAKVLQQPAVREKLAGQGMTPVGNTPAELVKSIQDESGKWKAIVERRNLSID, translated from the coding sequence ATGCATGAGTATCTGTACGAGCTGTCCAGACGTCCCAGGCATTGGCTGCACACCTGTATTCTGGCCCTCGCGTCCACCGCGATGGCGATGCCGGGCCTTGTCCATGCCGACGCGCCCTGGCCCGACAAACCGGTACGGATCATCGTTCCCTTCACCGCGGGCGGCACTACCGATGTCGTGGCGCGCGTGGTGGGCGCGGAGCTGGGCCAGATGTGGCACCAGTCGGTGGTCATCGACAACCGTCCGGGCGCCGGCGGCGCGATCGGCGCCACGCTGACCGCCAAGTCGCCACCCGACGGCTACACCCTGCTGATGGCTTCCGGCAGCATGTTCACGGTCAATCCCTACCTGTACCGGAACCTGCCGTATACGCTGAAGGACTTCGACTACATCACCAATGTCGCCAGCGGGCCGATGCTGGTGCTGGTCAACGAGTCCTTGCCCGCGAAGGACCTGAAGGAGCTGATCGCCCTGGCCAAGGCCCAGCCCAAGAAGCTGAACTTCGGCTCGGCCGGCAACGGCAGCCAGGTGCACATGGCGGGCGAGGCGCTGGCCGATGCGGCCGGCATCCAGATCACCCATGTCCCGTACAAGGGCGAGGCGCTGGCCTATAACGATCTGCTGGCCGGGCAGGTGCAACTGGTGGTGGGCAATATCGCGGCGGCGTCGGTGTTCGCGAAAAGCGGCAAGGCGCGCGCCCTGGCCGTCACCGGTCCCACGCGCTCGCCCATGATGCCGGACGTGCCCACCGCCAAAGAGGCGGGCCTGCCCGGCTACGAGACGACGGGCTGGTTCGCCCTGGTCACGGCGGCGGGCACGCCCAAATCCGTCATCGACAAAATCCAGCGCGATACGGCCAAGGTCCTGCAGCAGCCCGCCGTGCGCGAGAAACTGGCCGGCCAGGGCATGACGCCGGTGGGCAATACGCCGGCGGAGCTAGTCAAGAGCATCCAGGACGAATCCGGAAAGTGGAAGGCGATCGTCGAGCGCCGCAATCTTTCCATCGATTGA
- a CDS encoding fumarate hydratase produces MQADLAAVEEAAKDLYIRALKILPPDIKAGIDRLAADETSAVARGVLETMRTNIRVAEDQENLLCQDTGIPIYNVAIGRGVQVDGHALKQAIRKGCERATREHPLRSSVVHPLTRRNNHTSCGFDVPVIHIDFDEAPERLSIEMIPKGSGSENNSFLKMAVPAEGIDAIKAFVVDCVIAAGGKTCPPTIVGVGVGGTSDLCVALAKRAATRPLGTRCQDPEGAELERVLSAAVNQLGVGPQGLGGDGTAFAVHIELAHTHITMNPVAVNMQCHSARRARAVLTPQGIEYGF; encoded by the coding sequence ATGCAAGCAGACCTCGCGGCGGTGGAAGAAGCCGCCAAAGACCTTTACATACGGGCGCTGAAAATCCTGCCGCCGGATATCAAGGCCGGCATAGACCGGCTGGCCGCCGACGAAACCTCGGCGGTGGCGCGCGGGGTCCTGGAGACCATGCGCACCAATATCCGGGTGGCCGAGGACCAGGAAAACCTGCTGTGCCAGGACACGGGCATTCCCATCTACAACGTCGCCATCGGCCGTGGCGTGCAGGTGGACGGGCATGCGCTGAAGCAGGCGATACGCAAGGGCTGCGAGCGCGCCACCCGCGAACATCCGCTGCGCTCGTCCGTGGTGCATCCGCTGACGCGGCGGAACAACCATACTTCCTGCGGCTTCGACGTGCCGGTGATCCACATCGATTTCGACGAGGCGCCGGAGCGCCTGTCCATCGAGATGATCCCCAAGGGCAGCGGCTCGGAGAACAACTCCTTCCTGAAGATGGCCGTGCCGGCGGAAGGCATCGATGCCATCAAGGCCTTCGTGGTGGATTGCGTGATCGCCGCGGGCGGCAAGACCTGTCCGCCCACCATCGTCGGCGTGGGCGTGGGCGGCACTTCCGACCTTTGCGTCGCGCTTGCCAAGCGCGCCGCCACGCGGCCGCTGGGCACCCGCTGCCAGGACCCGGAAGGCGCGGAACTCGAGCGCGTGCTGTCGGCGGCCGTCAACCAGCTGGGAGTCGGCCCGCAAGGACTGGGCGGCGACGGCACGGCCTTCGCCGTGCATATCGAACTGGCGCATACGCATATCACCATGAATCCCGTGGCGGTCAACATGCAATGCCACTCGGCGCGGCGCGCCCGCGCGGTTCTCACGCCGCAAGGCATCGAATACGGATTCTGA